The following coding sequences lie in one Chelonia mydas isolate rCheMyd1 chromosome 6, rCheMyd1.pri.v2, whole genome shotgun sequence genomic window:
- the C6H11orf94 gene encoding uncharacterized protein C11orf94 homolog: protein MKLHLLLTLLLGAVLPVPLPQRLSDLVPEDFSAPLELPQQHFGLVDDYGIKPKYPQFQTRAPRKQPAGLHQAHKSKRDEPDLAEYYYDNVL, encoded by the exons ATGAAGCTGCACCTGCTGCTGACACTCCTACTGGGGGCTGTGctccctgtgccacttccccaaaG GCTCAGCGACTTAGTCCCTGAGGATTTTTCTGCTCCCCTGGAGCTCCCACAGCAGCACTTCGGCCTGGTGGACG ATTATGGCATTAAACCGAAGTACCCCCAGTTCCAGACTCgagcaccccggaagcagccagcaggccTGCACCAAGCACACAAGAGCAAGCGGGATGAGCCAGACTTGGCAGAGTATTATTATGACAATGTCCTGTGA